One Campylobacter concisus DNA window includes the following coding sequences:
- a CDS encoding Do family serine endopeptidase encodes MKKFMLISLAAASLLMGADIKFNEANQDVTRVSPLSDKNSVLSYYDSIAQAKLSVVNISTTKTVSNAGIEQMFNDPFFNEFFGFNFAKPKEKEKTTSLGSGVIISNDGYIVTNNHVIEDSDQIVVTLAKGGKEYKAKLIGSDPKTDLAVIKIEANGLNAITFADSSKLLDADVVFAIGNPFGVGESITQGIVSGLNKDDIGLNQYENFIQTDASINPGNSGGALVDSRGYLVGINSAILSRSGGNNGIGFAIPSNMVKDIAKKLITDGKIERGFIGVTIANLTDEQKELYTNKEGALISGVEQGMPADEAGLKRGDLVISANGKAIKNANDLKNFIGSLTPNSSVDITYERSNKVMNTKIKLVNMDHNAKDATKSVIIEGLSVSNLSDEIRFKYKISPDTQGVLVTDVKSGSKAEDFGFERGDVIVQVGEESIKDLQTFASTVKNAKGKKTLVWINRGGIMQGLVIK; translated from the coding sequence ATGAAAAAATTTATGCTAATTTCATTAGCGGCGGCTTCTTTGCTAATGGGAGCTGATATTAAATTTAACGAAGCAAACCAAGATGTAACTAGAGTTTCGCCGTTAAGTGATAAAAATAGTGTACTTTCATACTATGACTCTATCGCTCAGGCAAAACTTTCAGTTGTAAATATCTCAACTACAAAAACAGTAAGCAACGCAGGCATCGAACAGATGTTTAATGACCCGTTTTTTAATGAATTTTTTGGATTTAACTTTGCAAAACCAAAAGAGAAAGAAAAGACAACCTCTCTTGGCTCTGGCGTCATCATCTCAAATGACGGCTACATCGTTACAAACAACCACGTCATCGAAGATAGCGACCAGATCGTTGTTACCTTGGCAAAGGGTGGCAAGGAGTATAAAGCAAAGCTAATAGGTAGCGATCCAAAGACCGATCTAGCCGTTATAAAGATAGAGGCAAATGGGCTAAATGCGATCACATTTGCCGACTCATCAAAGCTGCTTGATGCGGACGTAGTCTTTGCCATAGGCAATCCATTTGGCGTAGGCGAGAGCATCACTCAAGGCATCGTTTCAGGGCTAAATAAAGATGATATCGGACTTAATCAATATGAAAATTTCATCCAAACAGACGCCTCTATAAACCCTGGCAACTCAGGTGGCGCTTTGGTTGATAGCAGGGGCTATTTAGTTGGTATAAACTCAGCCATACTTTCAAGAAGTGGTGGCAACAACGGCATTGGCTTTGCTATACCATCAAATATGGTAAAAGATATCGCTAAAAAGCTGATAACTGACGGTAAGATCGAGCGTGGTTTTATCGGCGTTACGATCGCAAATTTAACTGATGAGCAAAAAGAGCTTTACACAAATAAAGAAGGCGCTTTAATAAGCGGCGTAGAGCAGGGCATGCCAGCAGATGAAGCAGGGCTAAAAAGAGGCGACTTGGTTATTTCAGCAAACGGCAAAGCTATCAAAAACGCAAATGATCTTAAAAATTTCATCGGCTCACTAACTCCAAATAGCAGCGTTGATATAACTTACGAGCGATCAAATAAAGTGATGAATACAAAAATCAAGCTTGTAAATATGGATCACAACGCAAAAGATGCGACAAAAAGCGTCATCATCGAAGGTCTTAGCGTTAGTAATCTAAGCGATGAGATAAGATTTAAATATAAGATCAGCCCAGACACTCAAGGTGTGCTTGTAACTGACGTAAAATCTGGCTCAAAGGCTGAAGACTTTGGCTTTGAAAGAGGTGATGTGATCGTTCAAGTTGGCGAAGAGAGCATAAAAGATCTTCAAACTTTTGCAAGCACTGTCAAAAACGCAAAAGGTAAAAAGACGCTAGTGTGGATAAACCGCGGTGGCATCATGCAAGGTCTTGTTATAAAATAA
- a CDS encoding response regulator transcription factor produces MTRILMIEDDMELAEILTEYLENYDIKVTTAEEPYIGLSTLNTSEFDLVILDLTLPGMDGLEVCKEIRKKHNIPIIISSARHDITDKVNALDNGADDYLPKPYDPQELLARIKSHLRRQSIAPANEARNLNKDLVLKEFEREILFKGSVLNLTAAEYDILKYLLQKEGGAVTREELIYNCESINEDSSNKSIDVIIGRIRQKLNENPKEPKYIHAIRGIGYKLVL; encoded by the coding sequence ATGACTAGAATTTTAATGATAGAAGATGATATGGAGCTTGCTGAAATTTTAACCGAATACCTAGAAAACTACGATATCAAAGTAACGACGGCTGAAGAGCCATATATCGGACTATCTACCTTAAATACGAGCGAATTTGACCTAGTTATCCTTGATCTTACGCTCCCTGGCATGGACGGACTAGAGGTTTGCAAAGAGATAAGAAAAAAGCACAACATCCCTATAATCATCTCAAGCGCAAGGCACGATATAACGGACAAAGTAAATGCCCTAGATAACGGCGCGGATGATTATTTGCCAAAGCCTTATGACCCACAAGAGCTTCTTGCTCGCATCAAAAGTCATCTAAGAAGGCAGAGTATTGCCCCTGCAAATGAGGCAAGAAATTTAAACAAAGACTTGGTACTAAAAGAATTTGAGCGAGAAATTTTATTTAAAGGCAGTGTCTTAAATTTAACCGCAGCGGAGTATGACATCTTAAAATATCTGCTTCAAAAAGAGGGTGGGGCGGTCACTAGAGAGGAGCTCATCTACAACTGCGAGAGCATAAATGAAGATAGCTCAAACAAAAGTATCGACGTCATCATCGGTAGAATTCGCCAAAAACTAAATGAAAATCCAAAAGAGCCAAAATACATCCACGCGATCCGCGGCATCGGCTACAAGTTGGTTCTTTGA
- a CDS encoding ArsS family sensor histidine kinase — translation MPRSSIFITITFIFGLALVSIFLAFLWLMGFDKQNYTRELNNKYSNVARTNLLYMGGIINKAQYDRQLSNIDMPEITAKNEKEEILKNAAVLEEISSDLGSSAILLYDKHHYLKIEHLDELKLLMDKEFQPYRYEVIKAVFAVVAVILLAAYIFVIYKIKPLRKLKRQIVKFANGELDGVQNVGNGKDEISEVSEAFYEAVCQIKALNDSRHLFLRNIMHELKTPITKGLIAAQMIEKSKNQERLISVFHKLENLINELAAIEQITSKIGLTNKTPCLMRDLIDEAIDIAMIEKEHVGISELDEVRVMVDFKLFSVAIKNMIDNGIKYSTDKHVNIMVSKDHMKFITQGEKLKNDLDFYIQPFIKGEDAQKSFGLGLYIVSNILEAHGLKFGYEYKNGMNVFVFENLQDIIAA, via the coding sequence ATGCCAAGATCTTCTATATTTATCACGATAACGTTTATCTTTGGACTTGCGCTCGTTTCGATATTTCTAGCCTTTTTGTGGCTCATGGGCTTTGACAAGCAAAACTACACAAGAGAGCTAAATAACAAATACTCAAACGTCGCTAGGACAAATTTGCTCTACATGGGTGGCATCATAAACAAAGCCCAGTATGACCGTCAGCTCTCAAACATCGACATGCCAGAGATCACCGCCAAAAATGAAAAAGAAGAAATTTTAAAAAATGCAGCCGTTTTAGAAGAAATTTCAAGTGATCTTGGATCAAGTGCTATCTTGCTTTATGATAAGCATCACTACCTAAAGATCGAGCATTTAGACGAGCTAAAGCTTTTGATGGATAAGGAATTTCAGCCATATAGATACGAGGTGATAAAGGCTGTGTTTGCCGTAGTTGCGGTCATTTTGCTGGCTGCTTATATATTTGTCATCTATAAGATAAAACCGCTTAGAAAGCTAAAGCGTCAGATCGTGAAATTTGCAAATGGCGAGCTTGACGGCGTGCAAAATGTCGGCAACGGCAAGGATGAAATTTCTGAAGTTTCAGAGGCATTTTATGAGGCTGTTTGTCAGATCAAAGCACTAAATGACTCAAGGCATCTTTTCTTAAGAAATATCATGCACGAGCTAAAAACGCCTATCACAAAGGGGCTAATCGCCGCTCAAATGATAGAAAAAAGCAAAAATCAAGAGAGGCTAATCTCTGTCTTTCACAAGCTTGAAAATTTAATAAACGAGCTTGCAGCGATCGAGCAGATCACTTCAAAGATAGGACTTACCAATAAAACGCCTTGTCTTATGAGAGATCTCATTGATGAGGCTATCGATATAGCGATGATTGAAAAGGAGCATGTTGGCATCAGCGAGCTTGATGAGGTTAGGGTGATGGTTGATTTTAAGCTATTTTCAGTCGCTATAAAAAATATGATAGATAATGGCATAAAGTACTCAACCGATAAGCACGTAAATATCATGGTTAGCAAGGATCATATGAAATTTATAACCCAAGGCGAGAAGCTAAAAAATGACCTTGACTTTTACATCCAGCCATTTATAAAAGGCGAGGATGCGCAAAAGAGCTTTGGTCTAGGTTTATATATAGTTAGCAATATCCTTGAGGCCCATGGGCTAAAATTTGGCTACGAATACAAAAACGGAATGAATGTCTTTGTTTTTGAGAATTTACAAGATATAATAGCGGCTTAA
- a CDS encoding pyridoxal-5'-phosphate-dependent protein — MAAKIFSAVDLLSIIDLEIAIIKRYKNVKDYAKNLSLIYFSLPNSKEYGEIFEKILRQTDVVIRENEHYVVVLHGTNERGASELLTGIQEFLNAEPVDLVVSYPRDGKDAKELTIKLQDEIKDNYGVLLEMLVNNDKFEVFEDIV, encoded by the coding sequence ATGGCGGCAAAAATCTTCTCAGCAGTTGATCTTTTATCAATAATCGATCTTGAGATAGCAATAATCAAACGCTACAAAAACGTAAAGGACTATGCGAAAAATTTATCTTTGATATATTTTTCTTTACCAAACAGCAAAGAGTACGGCGAAATTTTTGAGAAAATTTTAAGACAAACTGACGTCGTTATAAGAGAAAATGAGCACTATGTAGTCGTGCTTCACGGCACAAACGAGAGAGGCGCTAGCGAGCTACTAACTGGCATACAAGAGTTTTTAAACGCTGAGCCAGTCGATCTTGTAGTGAGCTATCCAAGAGACGGCAAAGACGCAAAAGAGCTTACTATCAAGCTACAAGATGAGATCAAGGACAACTACGGTGTTTTACTAGAAATGCTAGTAAATAACGACAAATTTGAAGTTTTTGAAGATATCGTTTGA
- a CDS encoding potassium/proton antiporter, whose product MENLLLFFAVLLIVSILFSKISDKFGIPSLIIFLGVGMLAGSDGLLGVNFDDQMIAQNVGMLALIFILYAGGLDTDFAAIKPIFGRGLALATLGVFLTALAIAPVAKYLLDFTWAEAFLLGSIISSTDAAAVFAILRAKKISLRNSIAPLLELESGSNDPMAIFLTMTIIQMISLNSTPSASEWAITLVKQFGIGIAMGYLFGVALPAIFNRLRLKSWGLYPVFSIAWILLLYTLCFKIGGNGYLAVYIAGIFINKKEFSHKKNLVGFHDGIAWTMQIVVFLTLGLLVNPSQLPATALLALVLALWLMFFARPLGVFASLAFSKFKINEQIFISWVGLRGVVPVVLATYVYVDGVRDADMIFNIIFFMVLISILIQGMSLGFAADKFKVKESEQEDVKAVENSPILSYTLRQHTIHHGSKLIGKDLAQLELPTEFLIILIKRKNEYQKPTGSTIFEENDLLLIQCENQVLYQDTIKYLTY is encoded by the coding sequence TTGGAGAATTTACTACTATTTTTTGCAGTTTTACTGATAGTTAGCATTTTATTTAGCAAAATCTCTGATAAATTTGGAATTCCTTCTTTAATAATATTTCTAGGCGTTGGCATGCTAGCTGGCTCAGATGGCTTGCTGGGCGTAAATTTTGATGATCAAATGATCGCTCAAAATGTCGGCATGCTAGCACTTATTTTTATACTTTATGCTGGTGGGCTAGATACTGATTTTGCAGCGATTAAACCTATCTTTGGTAGAGGTTTAGCACTTGCTACACTTGGTGTTTTCTTAACTGCGCTAGCCATCGCTCCAGTTGCAAAATATCTGCTTGATTTTACCTGGGCGGAGGCCTTTTTGCTAGGCTCCATTATCTCTTCGACAGACGCAGCAGCGGTATTTGCCATACTAAGAGCTAAGAAAATTTCACTTAGAAATAGCATTGCGCCATTGCTTGAACTTGAATCTGGCTCAAACGATCCAATGGCGATATTTCTAACTATGACGATCATTCAAATGATCTCACTAAATAGCACTCCAAGTGCGTCAGAGTGGGCGATCACACTTGTTAAGCAGTTTGGCATAGGTATCGCTATGGGCTATTTATTTGGCGTTGCTTTGCCAGCCATCTTTAATAGACTTCGCCTAAAAAGCTGGGGCCTTTATCCAGTTTTTTCTATCGCTTGGATATTGCTTTTATATACGCTTTGCTTTAAAATCGGTGGCAATGGCTATTTGGCTGTTTATATTGCTGGAATTTTTATAAATAAAAAAGAGTTTTCTCACAAGAAAAATTTAGTCGGTTTTCACGACGGTATCGCTTGGACGATGCAAATAGTTGTCTTTTTAACACTTGGCCTTTTGGTAAATCCATCACAACTTCCTGCAACTGCGCTGTTAGCGCTTGTTTTGGCCTTGTGGCTTATGTTTTTTGCAAGACCACTTGGTGTTTTTGCATCGCTTGCATTTTCAAAATTTAAGATAAATGAGCAAATTTTTATCTCTTGGGTTGGACTAAGAGGTGTTGTGCCAGTTGTGCTAGCTACCTATGTTTATGTCGATGGCGTACGTGATGCGGATATGATTTTTAACATTATATTTTTTATGGTTTTGATTTCGATTTTGATACAGGGCATGTCGCTTGGCTTTGCAGCTGATAAATTTAAGGTTAAAGAGAGTGAGCAAGAGGATGTTAAGGCAGTAGAAAACTCTCCGATCTTAAGCTATACGCTTCGCCAGCACACCATCCACCATGGCTCAAAACTAATTGGCAAAGATTTGGCTCAGCTTGAGCTTCCAACTGAGTTTTTAATAATCCTAATAAAGCGTAAAAACGAATATCAAAAGCCAACTGGCTCAACAATCTTTGAAGAAAATGATCTGTTGTTGATACAATGCGAAAATCAAGTGCTTTATCAAGATACGATTAAGTATTTGACCTATTAA